Genomic segment of Streptosporangium sp. NBC_01755:
CGTCCTCGGGGTGACGCCGAGCAGACCGGGTGCCGGTCCGCTCGATCTCCCCTCGCCCGGGTTGAACACCAGGTACCGCCTGGCGGCGGTGTCCGTGAGCCGTTTCGTGCCCACCCTCGGGCGTGTCTGCTCCCACGAATTCCAGAGCGGCAGGCTGAGGAAGCACCTGCCGGTGGGTCTGCGATCTCGTGTTCAACGTAGCCATCAAAACGCACCTCCTTGAGCGATGGCCAGGGCTGGTCAACGCGGGGCTTCAAAGCGCATTACCGCGCCTCAAGCCCCCTCCTTCAGGAGGGGGTCGTTGACCGCCTAGGAATCCCTCACACCCCTGCGGAAGCCGTCATCCGGCCACGCGCTACCTGCCGGTAGAGCTCCATGGTCCGATCGGCGATGCGCTCCCAGGAGAAGTGCTCCACCGCGCGCAGGCGCCCGGCCTCGCCCATCCGGGCCGCGAGGGCCGGGTCGGCGAGCAGCCGGTTGACCCGCTCGGCGAGGTCGGCGGCGAAGGCGTCGGGATCGTGCGGGGTGCCGTCGGCCGCCTGGTCGATCGGAACCAGCAGGCCGGTCGAGCCGTCGGCCACGACCTCGGGGATGCCGCCGGTGGCGGTGGCCACGACCGCGGTCTCGCAGGCCATGGCCTCCAGGTTGACGATGCCCATCGGCTCGTAGACCGAGGGGCAGACGAACACCGTCGCGTGGGTGAGAATCTGGATCACCTCGGAGCGGGGAAGCATCTCCGAGATCCAGACGACGCCCTCGCGACCGAGCCCGTGCACGAGCTTGGTCACCTCGACGGCGATCTCCGGGGTGTCGGGCGCGCCCGCGCACAGCACCAGCTGAGCCTCGGGGTGGAAGTCACGCGCCGCGTGGAGCAGGTGGACGAGGCCCTTCTGCCGGGTGATGCGGCCGACGAAGACGACGTACGGCCGGTTCGGGTCGATGCCGTGCCGGACCAGGACGTCGGTGCCGTGGTCGGGGGCGTACTCCCCGGTGTCGATCCCGTTGTGGATCACCGTGACCCTCTCCGGCGGGATCTCAGGGTAACTCGCCAGCACGTCGCGGCGCATCCCCTCCGAGACCGCGACGATCGCGTCGGCGCTCGCCAGCGCGCCGCGCTCGGCCCACGACGACAGTGTGTAACCGCCGCCCAGCTGCTCGGCCTTCCACGGTCGCAGCGGCTCCAGGCTGTGCGTGGTCACCACGTGGGGTGTTCCGTACAGCATCTTGGCGACGTGACCGGCGAAGTTGGCGTACCAGGTATGGCTGTGGACCAGGTCCGCGCCCTCGCACCCGGCGGCCATCTCCAGGTCGACACCGAGCACCTGGAGCGCGGTGTTGGCCGCCTCCAGTCCGCCGGGCACCCGGTAGGCCGCGACGCCCTCCTCGTGCCGTGACGCTCCGAAACAATGGACCCGGGTGTCGGCGAGCCTGCGCAGCTCCCGGGCGAGGTACTCGACATGAACTCCCGCACCTCCGTACACATCGGGGGGATATTCACGGGTCAGTAGATCCACTCGCATATGAACAGCCTAGTGCTCCGTTCCTCAGCGGAGGTTGCGAATGCGCTACGGGGAAACCGAGATTATCGGGCCTGCCTTCTCCTGCATATCAGGACCGAGGTGGATCCGCACTTTCGGTGAGGAACGTCGCACTAGTGTTTCACCTCTGATTCATCAGGTTAAGGTCCACACATGAGAGTCCTCGCGATCGTGCTCGCCGGCGGAGAAGGTAAGAGGCTCATGCCTCTGACAGCTGATCGGGCGAAGCCCGCAGTGCCCTTCGGGGGGATATACAGGCTCGTGGATTTCGTGCTATCCAATCTGGCCAACAGCAACTACCTACAGATCGTCGTACTGACGCAGTACAAGAGCCACAGTCTCGACCGGCACATCTCCCGGACCTGGCGCCTGTCGGCGATGCTCGGCAACTACGTCACCCCGGTCCCCGCCCAGCAGCGTCTCGGTCCGCATTGGTTCTCCGGCTCCGCCGACGCGCTGTTCCAGAACCTGAACCTGATCTACGACGAGATGCCGGACCACGTCATCGTGTTCGGCGCCGACCACATCTACCGCATGGACCCGCGGCAGATGGTGGAGCAGCACATCGAGAGCGGAGCCGACGTGACCGTGGCCGCGATCCGGCAGCCGCTCTCCCTCGCCGACCAGTTCGGGGTCATCGAGGCGGATCCGGCCGGACGGCGGATCGTCGCGTTCCACGAGAAGCCGAAGGACGCGGTGGGCCTGCCGGACGCGCCCGACCAGGTCTACGCGTCGATGGGCAACTACGTCTTCAAGACCCAGGCGATGATCGACGCGCTCAGGGAGGACGCGCTCGACCCGACGAGCAAGCACGACCTGGGCGGCAACATCATCCCGATGATGGTGAAGTCGGGCAGCGCGGAGGTCTACGACTTCGCCGACAACGTCGTGCCCGGCTCCACCGAGCGCGACCGGGGCTACTGGAGGGATGTCGGGACGCTCGACGCCTACTACGAGGCCCACATGGACCTCATCTCGGCGCATCCGGTCTTCAACCTCTACAACAGCCACTGGCCCATCTACACCGGCCACGATCCGCTCCCCCCGGCCAAGTTCGTGCACAACGACGGCGATCGGGTGGGCCGGGCGATCGACTCCCTGGTCTCCGCGGGCGTGGTCGTCTCCGGTGGGCTGGCTGAGCGCTCCATCCTCTCCCCCGGCGTGGTGCTGCACTCCCACTCCCAGGTCGAGGACTCGGTCCTGATGGGCAACGTGAAGGTGGGCCGGGGGGCCATCGTCCGCAAGGCCATCATCGACAAGAATGTGATCATCCCGGACGGCGCCCGGATCGGCTTCGACCTCGAGTACGACCGCAGCCGATTCGCGGTGACCAGGGGAGGCGTCGTCATCATCGGCAAGAACGAGATCGTCGAACGCTGACCCGGCCCGGGGACCTTCCATACCCGCGCGCGGCCTGTTCCTCGTCGACGAGACGCGCAACCTCTACGAGGTCATGGCCGACTGACCGCCGCGCCCCGCGCCGGTCCAGGTGAAGCGGGGCGGGCGACGTCCGAGGAAGGCCGCGACGCCCTCGGTGACCTCCTCGCGCGCTTCCTGCTGCCACAGCAGGAAGCGCGCCTCGTCGGCGCGGCCGTCCACGATCTCCTTCGCGGCGGCCAACGACGGTCATCTCACAACGGATCGGGCCGGCCGTCGCCCTGGCCACCGGAACGGCCCGGTCGCGGCACCGTCGGGTCCTTGCCCATCAGCCCGGTGAGTGTCCCGGGAACGGTGGCGGGCACGGGCGGGGTCTCGACCCGGAAACGGGGCAGGGCCTGGGGGTACTTCTCGCGGACGAAGGCCACCAGGTGCTCGCGGATGTCGCACTTGAGGTCCCAGGCGCTGGCGGAGTCGGCGGCGCTCATCAGGGCGCGCAGCTCCAGCAGCCCGTTGGGAAGGGTGTCGGTGACCTGGATGGCCCAGTCCTTCTGGTCCCAGAGCGGGTGCTCTCGCAGGGCGTGGTAGAGCTCGGTGCGCAGTTCCTCGATCGGCACCGACCAGTCGACCCGGATGAACACGTGGCCGATCACCCTGCTGCTGTGCCGGGTCCAGTTCTCGAACGGGTTGGTCGTGAAGTAGGAGACGGGCAGGACCAGCCGGCGCTCGTCCCACAGCCGCAGCACCACGTAGGTCAGGCTGAGCTCCTCGATGCGGCCCCACTCGCCCTTCACCACGACGACGTCGTCCAGGCGGAGCGCGTCGCTGAAGGCCAGCTGGAGGCCGGCGAGCAGGTTGCCCAGTGTCGACTGGGCGGCGATGCCGACGACGACGCCGGCGATCCCGGCCGATGCCAGAAGACCGGCGCCGAGCGCCCGTACCTGCGGGAAGGTGAAGAGCATCGCGCCCAGCGCCACCACGATGATCACCGCCGAGGCGACCCTGCGGACCAGGGTGATCTGGGTGCGGATGCGACGGGCCTTGCGGTTACCCTCGCCCTGGACCGTGACCAGGTGCTTCAGGACCACGTCGGTGACGGCGTAGGCGGCCTGGATGACCAGCCAGGTGGCACCCCCGATCATCGCCACGCTGAGGCCTCGGTCGATCACCTGGCTGACCGAGCCCTCCGCCATACCGGGCTCGTAGACGGTGTAGGCCGTCGCCACGGCGGCCGTGACGAACCCCGGCCAGGTGCAGCGGCTCACGACCGGACCGGCGAGGGCCCACTTCTCGCCGATCAGCCGCGAGCGCAGCACCCTGCGCACCACCTCCACCGCCACGACGGCGGCGACCACGGAAACGATCAGGATGATCCAGTTGGACACTGACGGCGTCCCTCTCGTCGTTCTCTTCCCCGGGCCATTAGCTAATCAGAAGGACTCGTCGAAGGCGACATTCCCCTCGACGGCTATCTGGTAGGCCGAAACCCTCCGCTCGAAGAAGTTGGCCAGCTCCTGCACGTCCTGCAACTCCATGAACGCGAACGGGTTGGCCGTGCCGTACCGGACGGGCATCTGGAGCCTGACCAGCCGCTGGTCGGCCACGTACTCAAGGTAGCGTCGCATCTGCTCCACCCCCATTCCCGGCATGCCGTCGCCGCACAGGTCGGCGGCGAAGGCCAGCTCGGCCGCCACCGCCTCCTCGATCATCCGGGTGACCTGCTCGGCGAGCTTGTCGTCGAACAGTTCGGGCTCCTCGGCCCGTACGGTCTCCACAACGCCGAAGGCGAACTCCATGTGCATGGACTCGTCGCGGAAGACCCAGTTCGTCCCGGTGGCCAGGCCGCTGAGCAGCCCCCTGGAGCGGAACCAGTAGACGTAGGCGAAGGCCCCGTAGAAGAACAGGCCCTCGATGCACGCCGCGAAGCAGATCAGGTTGAGCAGGAACGCCCGCCGGTCCTCCCTCGTCTCCAGCCGGGTCAGGCCGCCGAGCGAGTCGATCCAGCGGAAGCAGAACTCCGCCTTGTCGCGGATCGAGGGGATGTGCTCGACCGCGGCGAACGCCTTGACCCGCTCGTCAAGGTCGGGCAGGTAGGTGTCCAGCAGCGTCAGATAGAACTGGACGTGCACCGCCTCCTCGAACAGCTGCCTGCTGAGATAGAGACGCGCCTCGGGGGCGTTGAGGTGCTGGTAGAGGTTGAGGACGAGGTTGTTGGCCACGATCGAGTCACCGGTGGCGAAGAACGCCACCAGGCGGTTGATCAGGTGACGCTCCTCGGGTGTCATCCTCGCCAGGTCCGCCAGGTCGGAGGCGAGGTCCACCTCCTCGACGGTCCAGGTGTTGCGGATCGCGGCCCGGTAGCGCTCGTAGAACTCGGGGTAGCGCATCGGCCGCAGGGTGAGATCCATGCCGGGGTCGAGCAACATCGGGAAAACGCCCTTTCGGGGTGACTGAGGGGGCGGGCACCGGATCGGTGCCCGCCCGCGGATGGTCGCCGGCCGGTCTACTGGCAGGCGTCGCAGTACTCGGGGTTCTCCAGGGAGCAGGCGACGGCCTCGGGGTCGAGGACAGGGGCGGGGACGGGGACCTCCCCGGCCACCGATGCCGCCACGGTGGCCTGCGCGATCCGGGTGGCCGGACGCGAGCGCAGGTAGTAGGTGGTCTTGAGGCCCGACTTCCAGGCGTAGGCGTACATCGAGGAGAGCTTGCCGATGGTCGGGGTGGCCATGAACAGGTTCAGCGACTGCGACTGGTCGATGTACGGGGTGCGCGCGGCGGCCAGGTCGATCAGCGCCTTCTGCGGCAGCTCCCAGGCCGTCCGGTAGAGCAGCTTCAGGTCTGCGGGGATCTCGGGAATGTCCTGGACGGAGCCGTCGGCACGCTTGATCACGTCGCGGATCCGCGAGGTCCACAGGCCGCGGGCCCGCAGGTCGGCGACGAGATAACGGTTGACCTGGAGGAACTCCCCCGAGAGGGTCTCGCGCTTGAAGATGTTGGAGACCTGTGGCTCGATGCACTCGTAGCAACCGGCGATGGAGGCGATCGTGGCCGTGGGCGCGATCGCGATCATCAGCGAGTTGCGCAGCCCCGTCCTGGCGATCCGCTCCCTGATCTCCGTCCACTCCTCGGACGTCGCGGCCCGGTAGTGGTCGGGGTGGAGCACCCCGGTGGCGGCCCTGGTCTCCTGGTAGGAGGGGTGGCGGCCACGCTCCACGGCCAGGTCCGAGGAGGTCCGGTAGGCGGCCAGCGCGATCTCCTCGGAGATCCGGGTGGACAGCTCCAGTGCCCGCGGCGAGTCGAACGGCAGCCGCAGCGTGAACAGCACGTCGGCCAGGCCCATCACGCCGAGCCCGATCGGGCGCCACCTCTGGTTGGCGCTCCTGGCCTCGGGGGTCGGGTAGAAGCCCAGGTCGATGGTGCGGTCGAGGAACCGCACGGCGGTGCGGACCGTCGCGCGCAGCCGTACCCAGTCGACCCCGTCTCCGGGGGCCGGAGACAGGTGGGCGGCCAGGTTGATCGAGCCGAGGTTGCAGACCGCGGTCTCGGCGTCGCCGGTGACCTCAAGGATCTCGGTACAGAGGTTCGACAGGTGGATGACGTTCTCCGGCCTGGCCGTCTGGTTGGAGGTCCGGTTGGCCGCGTCCTTGAAGGTCATCCAGCCGTTGCCGGTCTGGGCGAGCGTGCGCATCATCCGGCCGTACAGGGTGCGGGCGGGCAGCTGCGCGGCGAACCGGCCCTCGGCTTCCGCGGTCCGGTAGGCGTCGTCGAACGCGGCACCGTACAGGTCGGTGAGGTGCGGGACCTCCTTGGGGTCGAACAGCGACCACACGCCGTCGGCCTCGACCCGGCGCATGAACTCGTCGGGGATCCAGTTGGCCAGGTTCAGGTTGTGCGTGCGGCGGGCCTCCTCGCCGGTGTTGTCGCGCAGTTCGAGGAACTCCTCGATGTCGGCGTGCCAGGGCTCCAGGTAGACGCAGGCCGCGCCCTTGCGGCGGCCGCCCTGGTTGACCGCGGCGACGCTCGCGTCCAGGGTGCGCAGCCAGGGCACGATGCCGTTGGAGTGACCGTTGGTGCCGCGGATCAGCGAGCCCCGCGAGCGGATCCGGCTCCAGGCGATCCCGATGCCCCCCGCGTACTTCGACAGCCGCGCGACCTGCCCGTAGCGCTCGTAGATGGCCTCCAGCTCGTCGCGGGGCGAGTCGAGCAGGAAGCACGAGGAGAGCTGGGGCCTGCGCGAGCCGGAGTTGAACAGCGTGGGCGAGCTGGGCAGGTAGGACATGGTGGCCATGAGCGCGTACAGCTCGGCTGCCTCCTCGACGGTCTCGGACAGGCCGCAGGCCACCCGGAGGAAGAAGTGCTGCGGGCGCTCCAGGACCTTGCGGGTGCTCGGGTGACGCAGCAGGTAGCGATCGTAGACGGTACGCAGCCCGAAGTACTCGAACCTGGTGTCGGCGTCCGGCTCGATGAGCGCGTCCAGGACTTCGGCGTGTGCGGCCACGAACTCCGCGAGCCCGTCGGCGATCAGCCCCGCCCGGTGCGTCGCGGCGACGGACTCGGAGAAGTCGCGGACGCCGTGCTCGGCTGCCTCGTCGGCGATCAGCTCGGCCAGCAGCGCGGCGGCGACCCTGGAGTTCTCCGGGTCGGTGATCACCCTGGCGGCGGCCTCGTCGATGGCCTGCCTGCGATCGACCGTCGCGTTCCCGCTGCCCCGGTCGTCCCCGGCGTTCTCCGCCACGACCCCTGCCGCGTTCTCCACCGCGGTCCCTGCCAAGGTCTCTGTCACCTGGTGCCCCTCGCTCGCTCGGACTTCCCCGTACGGCTCCGCCGGATGGGCACGCGTCCGCGAGCGATCCCGGGCACGCCGGACCGCCTCGTTCCGCGGGCCCTCCCACGAGGCCCTGGACAATCACGTCACCGGCAGGTCTTCGGACTCACGGGCGCCCTGCGCGTGCCTACCGGCCGTCGCTTCCCGGGCATGGTTCACCCAGTGCTCACATGACGGCTTTCGTTCCCGTTCACCGCTGCGGGGCAGTCCCGGAATCTCACCGGGTTCCCTCTTGCCTCGCCCCTTCCGGGGCGAACCAGCAACGAGCAGGATCCTACATCTAGGGGCGTCTGACGCAACTACCCCAACAAGTTGTGTCGGAGGACTTCAGCAACCCGAGCTCGTGGAGTACCCCGCGGGTGCGGGCCGTCTCGGTGAGGAGCCACTGACGGAAGTCGTCGCCGCTGAGGTAGACCCGGCTCCACTCATTGGCCGCGCACAGGGCGCGCCAGCGCGGCGCGGCGTCGATCCTGTCACACAGGGCGATCGCGGCGTCCCGGTCCGCCGGGCTCATGCCCTTGGGCCCCAGCAGACCGCACCAGTCGCTGTACTCCAGCCGGACGTCGACCTCCAGGAGCGTCGGCGCGTCGATCCCGTCGAGCCGGCCGCCCGAGGAGACCACCAGGGGACGCAGGCGGCCGGCTGCGATCTCGGGTCGCAGGGCGCGGGCCGACCCCAGCAGGGCCGCCACCCGTCCGATCTGAAGCGCCTCGGCGGCATCCTCGGCGGCAAGGAAGCCGGCGTACTCCAGCAACCGGGCGTCCACCCCGAGGCACTTGCCGATCATGCCGTAGAGCACGTGGTCGGAGCCGCCCTCCAGCCGTCCGCCGACCGTCAGCGCCGCCGGGTCGCGGCGCAGCTCCGCGGCGAAGTCCTCGAAGGTGTGCAGGCGGGAGTCGGCGGGGACGACCAGGACCGTCCAGTCCCCGACCAGGCGGGCGAGGGGGGTGGTGGCGTCCACCACGGCGGCGGTGTTGGCGATCTCCGCGGCCGTCACCATCGGCATCGCGGTGACGAGCAGCCTGCCCTCGCGCACGAACGAGCCGCGGACGGCGCCGAACGCGTCACGGGGGACGGAACCCAGCGCTCCCGGCCGCTCGACGACCATGGCGGAGCGCGCCAGCCCCGCCAGGACCAGGACGGAGGCGAGCCTGCCCGCCATCCCGCCCCAGCCGTGGCCGTCGGCGGTGGGCTCGAGGATGATCAGGCGGCCCACGGCGGAGTCGGCGGAGTCGGCGGAGTCGCCGACTCTGCCGCAGCTCGCGACGACCATGGCTCCCGCCACCAGCGCGAAAAACCTCCTACGGCGCATAAGCGCCCCTTCCCCCAAGAACCTCCTATACCATAGGTTACCCCTCAATCACTTTCCGCTACAGGTCGGGGAGGTGACCGCAGCCCATCCCTTGACGGGGCGACCATCGTCGGCGGTCGCACCGGTAGCCGTCTCACTCCACCGTGACGCTCTTGGCCAGGTTGCGAGGCTTGTCGACGTCCCGCTCCAGCGCCACGGCGGCGTGGTAGGCGAAGAGCTGAAGCGGGATCGACAGCAGAATCGGGTCCAGCTCGGTCTCGTTCTTGGGTACCACGACGCAGTCGTTGGCCAGCTTGGAGTCGACCGTACGGTGACCGACCATGAGCACCCGGCCACCCCGGGCACGGATCTCACCCAGAGTGGTCAGGTTCTTGTCCAGCAGCTCGTCGTCGGGGACGATCGCCACGGTCGGCATGTCCGGGCCGATCAGCGCCAGCGGCCCGTGCTTGAGCTCGCTGGCCGGGTACGCCTCGGCATGCACGTAGGAGATCTCCTTGAGCTTCTGCGCGCCCTCGCGGGCCACCGGATACCCCCGGACCCGGCCCACGAACATCATGCTCGGCGCCTCGGCGTACTCCTGCGCCAGCTCCTTGAGCTGCGGCTCCAGCGCCAGGATCTCCTTGATCTGGTCCGGCAGCCTCCGCAGCCCCTCGCAGATCCGGCGGCCGTCGGCGGGAGACAGGTCACGCACCCGGCCGAGGTGCAGCGCGAGCAGCGCGAAGGCCACGGCGGTCGAGGTGAACGCCTTCGTGCTCGCCACCGAGACCTCGGGACCCGCGTGCAGGTAGACGCCGCCGTCGCACTCGCGGGCGATCGCACTGCCCACGGTGTTGACGATGCCGAGCACCCGGCCGCCCTTGCGCTTGAGCTCCTGGACGGCGGCGAGGGTGTCATAGGTCTCCCCCGACTGGCTGATCGCCACGTACAGGGTGTCCGCCTCCACCACCGGGCTGCGGTAACGGAACTCGCTGGCCGGCTCCGCATCGGCCGGGATGCGCGCCAGCTCCTCGATGAGCTGCGCGCCGATCTGGCCCGCGTAGTACGCGGAACCACAGCCGATGATCTTCACCCGGCGGAACGAGCGGGTCTCCCGCGCGTCCATGTTGAGGCCGCCCAGGTGGGCGACGTGGAAGCGGTCGTCCAGGCGCCCGCGCAGCGTCCTGGCCACGGTGTCGGGTTGCTCGGAGATCTCCTTGAGCAGATAGTGCTCGTACCCGCCGGTGTCGTAGTGCCCGGCCTCCCAGTCAACGGTCAGCGTCTCCTTGGCCGTCTCCCGCGCGTCGCTGGCGAAGGTGTTGAACCCGTCGGCCTTGAGCACGGCGATCTCGCCGTCCTCCAGGTGGACCACCTGGCGGGTGTAGCGGACCAGCGCGGAGACGTCGGACGCGGCGAACATCTCCTTCTCACCGATGCCCAGCACGATGGGGCTGCCGTTGCGGGCCACCACCACCTCGCCGGGGCGCTCGGAGTCGATCACCGCGATGCCGTATGTGCCGACGACACGCTTGAGCGCGGCCCTGACGGCATCCTCCAGGGAGTCGGAATCCTTGACCGTACGGGCGATCAGGTGCGAGAGCACCTCGGTGTCGGTCTCCGACAGGAAGACCGCGCCGTCGGCCTCCAGCTTGGCGCGCAGCTCGTCGGCGTTCTCGATGATGCCGTTGTGCACGACGGCGATGCGCTCGTCGCTGGACAGATGAGGGTGGGCGTTGACGTCACTGGGCACGCCGTGGGTGGCCCAGCGGGTGTGGCCGATGCCCAGCCCGCCCTTGAACCGCGCGGGCACGACCGCCGCCAGGTCGGCCACCCGGCCCTTGACCTTGCGCATCTTCAGACCCTTGTTGGAGACCACCACCCCGGCCGAGTCGTAACCCCGGTACTCAAGGCGCTGCAGGCCCTCCAGCAGGATGGGGGCCGCGTCCTTGGGCCCTACATAGGCCACGATTCCACACATGTAACCGTTCCTTATCCATAGACGATCCGGCGCAGCTGGCGCTGGGAGAGTTCGGGTGCCGCGACACGACGTACCGCCAGCTCGACGGCCACCCGGGGGAAGATCTCATCGTTGACCAGCCCCCTCGCCCTGAGTTCCGCGTGACGCCGCCGTACGAATTCCTCGACGGGCTCGGAGAAGTAGGCCAGCACCTCGGCGACGACTCGCGCCGCCTCGCCCGGACCGAGCGCGCTCGTCCGGGTCAGGTGGGTGATCAGATCCTCATACGGATGCCGCGTCGTGGACACAGAGCAGGACCATACGCACCCGGGAGAGCGGACACCAAGTTTTCTGCCCGATTCCGGGCAGAGAATCTCCACAATGCGGTAACCCCGCCACAGCACGCGACAGTCGGCAATCTCTGATAACTCTAAGTAGCCATCAGAGGGGGAGGAACCTTCATGCGCCGCCTGCCGGGGATCACCGTCGTCGCCGCTCTCACCGTACTGGTCTCAGCCGTCCCAGCACAGGCGACACGTCCGGAGGACCGGGTGGCATGGCCCTGGAAGCACCCCGCCCCCTTCACGACCGCGACGTCCCCCGATGCCGTCACCGACACGCCGTCACCGACCGGAACGAGGGCGCGGTCCGGCAGGCAGGCCGCCTTCGCCGAGGCGGCGCGGGCGTACGGGGTGCCGGAGAGCGTGCTGCTCGCGGTCTCCTATCTGGAGTCCCGCTGGGAGGGCCACGGCGGGCTGCCCAGCGTCTCGGCCGGTTACGGTCCGATGCACCTGGTCGACGGCCGAGCCAGGCCGGGCCGCCCCCACGGCGTCGGCGAGGACCCGCGCGGCGACGAGACCCGGCCGCGCGCGATCGCCCTTCCCCCCGTCGCGCCGCCCCCGCCCCAGGACACCCTGCGACGGGCCTCGAAACTGACCGGCCTGCCCCTCGGCCGGCTGCGCGAGGACGCCTCCGCCAACATCATGGGCGGTGCCGCGCTGCTCGCCGACTACCGGCGCCGCACCGGCGGGAGCCCTGACACCGGTCCGGCGGGCTGGTACGAGGCGGTGGCCCGCTACCCCGGCACACCGGAAAGGGGCGCCGCGGGAACGGAGGCGGCGCGGTCCTTCGCCGACGAGGTCTACGCGACGATCCAGGCCGGGGCCGCACGCGTGACCGACGACGGCGAACGGGTGGTGCTGCCCGCGATACCGGACCTTTCCACACCGCGGGCGCCACTCACCCCCGAACCGTCTCTCCCCGAACCGTCTCTCCCCGAACCGCTCGCCCCGAAGGCACAGCGCCGTGCGCACGGCCCCGCACCCACACCCACCGCCGCACCCTCCCTCGGCACGGAGCGCGCCGAGAAACCCGTGACCGAGCCCGCAACAAAGATCGCCGCAGTGCTCCCTGCGGCCCCCTCCCCCCTGCCCATGGCGAGACCCGTGGCGAGACCTGCGGCGTCCGCCGTGGCACCCGATGTGAGGCCCGCCGTGGAACCCGCCATAGGACCCGCCGTGGAACCCGCCGTGGGGCCCGACTGCCCGAGGAACGTCTCCTGCGAGTGGCTCCCCGCCGTCTACAGGCGGCTCAAGAGCGGCGGGTACGGCAACCACGATCGCTCCGACGGCCCCCGGAAGATCGACTACATCGTGATCCACGACGGCGAGACGAGCTACGACGCGATGACCCGCCTGGTCAAGAACCCCGACTACCTGAGCTGGCACTTCACCATCCGCTCCAGCGACGGCCATATCGCCCAGCACCTACGGGCCAGGGACATCGGCTGGCACGCCGGAAACTGGTACGTCAACTCCCGCTCCGTCGGCCTGGAGCACGAGGGCTACCTGGCCAAAGGCGGAGCCTGGTTCACCGAGGCGATGTACCTGGCCTCGGCCAGACTGGTACGCCACCTCGCGGCCAAGTACGACATCCCTCTCGACCGGGCGCACATCCTGGGACACGACAACGTGCCGGGCACCACCCCGGAGACCGTGGGCGGCATGCACGACGACCCCGGCCCCTACTGGGACTGGAGCCACTACTTCGAACTGCTCGGCAGCCCGCTGCGCGCCTCGGG
This window contains:
- a CDS encoding ribonucleotide-diphosphate reductase subunit beta is translated as MLLDPGMDLTLRPMRYPEFYERYRAAIRNTWTVEEVDLASDLADLARMTPEERHLINRLVAFFATGDSIVANNLVLNLYQHLNAPEARLYLSRQLFEEAVHVQFYLTLLDTYLPDLDERVKAFAAVEHIPSIRDKAEFCFRWIDSLGGLTRLETREDRRAFLLNLICFAACIEGLFFYGAFAYVYWFRSRGLLSGLATGTNWVFRDESMHMEFAFGVVETVRAEEPELFDDKLAEQVTRMIEEAVAAELAFAADLCGDGMPGMGVEQMRRYLEYVADQRLVRLQMPVRYGTANPFAFMELQDVQELANFFERRVSAYQIAVEGNVAFDESF
- a CDS encoding tripartite tricarboxylate transporter substrate-binding protein, which codes for MRRRRFFALVAGAMVVASCGRVGDSADSADSAVGRLIILEPTADGHGWGGMAGRLASVLVLAGLARSAMVVERPGALGSVPRDAFGAVRGSFVREGRLLVTAMPMVTAAEIANTAAVVDATTPLARLVGDWTVLVVPADSRLHTFEDFAAELRRDPAALTVGGRLEGGSDHVLYGMIGKCLGVDARLLEYAGFLAAEDAAEALQIGRVAALLGSARALRPEIAAGRLRPLVVSSGGRLDGIDAPTLLEVDVRLEYSDWCGLLGPKGMSPADRDAAIALCDRIDAAPRWRALCAANEWSRVYLSGDDFRQWLLTETARTRGVLHELGLLKSSDTTCWGSCVRRP
- the glgC gene encoding glucose-1-phosphate adenylyltransferase; this translates as MRVLAIVLAGGEGKRLMPLTADRAKPAVPFGGIYRLVDFVLSNLANSNYLQIVVLTQYKSHSLDRHISRTWRLSAMLGNYVTPVPAQQRLGPHWFSGSADALFQNLNLIYDEMPDHVIVFGADHIYRMDPRQMVEQHIESGADVTVAAIRQPLSLADQFGVIEADPAGRRIVAFHEKPKDAVGLPDAPDQVYASMGNYVFKTQAMIDALREDALDPTSKHDLGGNIIPMMVKSGSAEVYDFADNVVPGSTERDRGYWRDVGTLDAYYEAHMDLISAHPVFNLYNSHWPIYTGHDPLPPAKFVHNDGDRVGRAIDSLVSAGVVVSGGLAERSILSPGVVLHSHSQVEDSVLMGNVKVGRGAIVRKAIIDKNVIIPDGARIGFDLEYDRSRFAVTRGGVVIIGKNEIVER
- a CDS encoding mechanosensitive ion channel family protein, yielding MSNWIILIVSVVAAVVAVEVVRRVLRSRLIGEKWALAGPVVSRCTWPGFVTAAVATAYTVYEPGMAEGSVSQVIDRGLSVAMIGGATWLVIQAAYAVTDVVLKHLVTVQGEGNRKARRIRTQITLVRRVASAVIIVVALGAMLFTFPQVRALGAGLLASAGIAGVVVGIAAQSTLGNLLAGLQLAFSDALRLDDVVVVKGEWGRIEELSLTYVVLRLWDERRLVLPVSYFTTNPFENWTRHSSRVIGHVFIRVDWSVPIEELRTELYHALREHPLWDQKDWAIQVTDTLPNGLLELRALMSAADSASAWDLKCDIREHLVAFVREKYPQALPRFRVETPPVPATVPGTLTGLMGKDPTVPRPGRSGGQGDGRPDPL
- the glgA gene encoding glycogen synthase, with the protein product MRVDLLTREYPPDVYGGAGVHVEYLARELRRLADTRVHCFGASRHEEGVAAYRVPGGLEAANTALQVLGVDLEMAAGCEGADLVHSHTWYANFAGHVAKMLYGTPHVVTTHSLEPLRPWKAEQLGGGYTLSSWAERGALASADAIVAVSEGMRRDVLASYPEIPPERVTVIHNGIDTGEYAPDHGTDVLVRHGIDPNRPYVVFVGRITRQKGLVHLLHAARDFHPEAQLVLCAGAPDTPEIAVEVTKLVHGLGREGVVWISEMLPRSEVIQILTHATVFVCPSVYEPMGIVNLEAMACETAVVATATGGIPEVVADGSTGLLVPIDQAADGTPHDPDAFAADLAERVNRLLADPALAARMGEAGRLRAVEHFSWERIADRTMELYRQVARGRMTASAGV
- a CDS encoding ribonucleoside-diphosphate reductase subunit alpha: MTETLAGTAVENAAGVVAENAGDDRGSGNATVDRRQAIDEAAARVITDPENSRVAAALLAELIADEAAEHGVRDFSESVAATHRAGLIADGLAEFVAAHAEVLDALIEPDADTRFEYFGLRTVYDRYLLRHPSTRKVLERPQHFFLRVACGLSETVEEAAELYALMATMSYLPSSPTLFNSGSRRPQLSSCFLLDSPRDELEAIYERYGQVARLSKYAGGIGIAWSRIRSRGSLIRGTNGHSNGIVPWLRTLDASVAAVNQGGRRKGAACVYLEPWHADIEEFLELRDNTGEEARRTHNLNLANWIPDEFMRRVEADGVWSLFDPKEVPHLTDLYGAAFDDAYRTAEAEGRFAAQLPARTLYGRMMRTLAQTGNGWMTFKDAANRTSNQTARPENVIHLSNLCTEILEVTGDAETAVCNLGSINLAAHLSPAPGDGVDWVRLRATVRTAVRFLDRTIDLGFYPTPEARSANQRWRPIGLGVMGLADVLFTLRLPFDSPRALELSTRISEEIALAAYRTSSDLAVERGRHPSYQETRAATGVLHPDHYRAATSEEWTEIRERIARTGLRNSLMIAIAPTATIASIAGCYECIEPQVSNIFKRETLSGEFLQVNRYLVADLRARGLWTSRIRDVIKRADGSVQDIPEIPADLKLLYRTAWELPQKALIDLAAARTPYIDQSQSLNLFMATPTIGKLSSMYAYAWKSGLKTTYYLRSRPATRIAQATVAASVAGEVPVPAPVLDPEAVACSLENPEYCDACQ